The Psychrilyobacter atlanticus DSM 19335 genome contains a region encoding:
- a CDS encoding vWA domain-containing protein, protein MKNFQLWILFLLLSITVFSSDQYIYSQVTKDNLVTADQYLIDGFNLDGEGSVFSVETGNENLEGFLNSSTAYDETAFIQVENERYEYSGISRPMVKFHLNKNTGGPEEANFNLTEVDESGDIPVYKRLIDENYTIPAPISNFREEDLEKSKNTFLYEDEYQLEHLIAYKYQEVVYRLYTGIKNQGIRPVKKIEIGNNLEEFYNNNNYIDFVFENNGTVQTIEKKGVTGKFIDGKFELMGLENGEPYNLDLYTLRYRNNNSTGNYVAVTYENSLVFNGKNQSSIQGNTGWLEDIDISNYKNVELNVITVTTDNLSQIKLKDISEKREISENIISDIVVAAPESLSGSSINIDGTNYNVVDNQIVVGLTEYQVTDNKVSVGGAEYTVVNNEVTIDGTLYQVTDNKITIDEKKYVYGWTGSYDSDFTQEEGKQRTVSLDIEGAGILLNNEQTGTYIEPTPVERDERYPHQRVLFEAKDGSGNLTNYELKDQKYQMVDRILTPARLGYRQIKSIDYSSTLGEYLLGESYTNINQFKFENNNWNYLVDEGVEGIVIEKTISEAAAELSGENGDEIKFYTDDVGHGLTKVEEGGDKVVYNWNEGPSNTNGVILNYDKVIFRIVKMPEDGLITENIDYTVGTNTHTAELPIYYWNPYINNNPVNYLDNEKMITTGDGEESEGSLKMEAFLFGNTDGSYNENYVDLVMDAGSDKEMTFSNAVISYEAANKNLRLIGLPVGEYIVQLYTVKRGHDGTYRVVTYENYDTFAMDIPEVASEEFDKENNIHKIDFITTGTSSGAIQVNVNFITKMEREVDLTVGNLQSAGLPAFKISEKNEGTEEVEGVGNLGQINIKESNQRRFLFPLDVVFVIDNSGSMQNEIDAVKDGLSAFGQELYDRGFDVKYNLITFGPRQNSYRIGNWANKISNYYDRSYMAIYKDKWFDGTSIDGNFNDQRAKELGELKDAFSKIRAGSGYYGSQENSAWGIHYAIAKLRANGRYLDYSGEITENSSDGYMPSQKMIIFLTDENMDDDNLPNGYNRRNVLQKLYSELNTTYNGMADNINLTGLFHIRKRGNSARGASRNLNFYELVPDLKYRYANGRNISYWQEWDDRETPVLGIDPSDRGDIYHTDFKYYNTGNNFFMYEMGSSGQHVGDALQSAISNIGIIQRWELSYLTPFNEYDGTTRTVDFKLVDVKGKDGTPISKTIRDLDEYGDKQYMVQEEKLVVEFKDPTGTSPKLSVVDGKGIITFLAKSRYHEVDSSGDTIIIEDVIKERSLNVLKTDGTLLFSRTTDDIVMSLSEDGWSPLKITNTSLETILDNRSESWVGVKNLPIGTDPVKEVLSCIDKVKYRVDGSNNYEIWLKQSEVDSLLANDLGDNPTVPYFNLLIAGSPTRVDEEYFKALMGDRSDAWYELKNSSTDPNLFAGISSDDFEKLDGTRYRIRLGDLDLKELLTSNDGDDVELKISKTKLEAIAGNSTNFEDFGQQGWYEFNVVLTETEMQILRDAELNGKPIEYIDLEATAVTDLFAQTKILEEVAIDVTPPKIVEISIVDQTLRKFLKSMKMIEDTPLFTDTEAENYSGYTATNENELKNLLSNAGSYVKTGDLLDITLIIEDKNLTENDIYVGIGELGWEKPFITDESTTDINRFKLTWTGVEVGGVSGSIGVGNTIEDRYGNVGDQNLSLLNIDITDIIPSRTIRDNTNNLVSSHLSDGKYYINADYKIELGGTGDVYRAGIAAFKYDNTKSDNKEGIPAYHHSENGLYTGGVKGNQFNIGVDSTHKADGEYKGKIYGMSKSGKLVDITNYSVNDFDKILDMNYENSTLSQTTIMVDTVEPVISNISIINRTFMDKYGVNSIGSSGTTYVKDEDRVEVSFDIKDFNMYSQEIGSSVSKGGYLLELIGYSVDELSGQIVSSGGAGLTDTYTVTYTFKINDSSTVETDIDINLKGEDKAGNQAVEKRTIVLDNSKPKGVVLEVYEAVKDWENITTQRTGDSGLSSGGYKFTKGGATSLISDPMIYAKISGTGADVRYLKIEKNGGTGDPLLDILGETSEIKIDGSNGTKFGTDVINVAVVTPISISGVEGDPSAPFNFVVDTRINTSYLQGGIIGSLTGGKINIDLSSLEELVGIDGYNYIFVVGGKAVKQGGENNLNGASFTTIQNGSITSSNIEIDTSLFAGGSRGDLKITVWDRLGHEKIFEKAYFIPTKSLGIKATIEEEVKRRETKLKIIGEGTNDKFELENSIDKSSE, encoded by the coding sequence ATGAAGAACTTTCAATTATGGATATTATTTTTACTCCTGAGTATTACGGTGTTTTCAAGTGATCAATATATATATTCCCAGGTAACAAAGGATAATTTGGTAACAGCAGATCAATATCTTATAGATGGTTTTAATTTAGACGGGGAGGGATCTGTATTCTCTGTAGAAACAGGGAATGAAAATTTGGAAGGATTTCTAAACTCTAGTACTGCCTATGATGAAACGGCGTTTATTCAAGTAGAAAATGAAAGATATGAATATAGCGGTATTTCCAGACCTATGGTAAAGTTTCATCTAAATAAAAATACTGGAGGACCTGAAGAAGCTAACTTTAATTTGACTGAAGTTGATGAGAGCGGGGATATCCCAGTATACAAAAGGTTGATAGATGAAAATTATACAATACCTGCTCCTATAAGTAATTTTAGAGAAGAAGATTTAGAAAAATCTAAAAATACTTTTCTTTATGAGGATGAATATCAGCTAGAGCATCTCATAGCTTATAAATACCAGGAGGTAGTGTATAGACTCTATACAGGAATAAAAAACCAAGGAATCCGTCCTGTAAAAAAAATAGAAATAGGGAATAATTTGGAGGAATTTTATAACAACAATAATTATATAGATTTTGTTTTTGAAAACAATGGAACTGTACAAACCATAGAAAAAAAAGGGGTTACAGGTAAATTTATAGACGGGAAATTTGAACTTATGGGGTTAGAAAACGGGGAACCTTATAATTTAGACCTTTATACTCTTAGATACAGAAATAATAATAGTACAGGAAACTATGTGGCAGTTACCTATGAGAACAGCCTTGTTTTTAATGGGAAAAATCAAAGTTCTATCCAGGGGAATACAGGGTGGCTAGAAGATATAGATATATCTAATTATAAAAATGTTGAATTAAATGTAATCACAGTAACCACTGATAATTTATCCCAGATAAAGCTAAAGGATATAAGTGAAAAAAGGGAAATATCTGAAAATATAATTTCAGATATAGTAGTAGCTGCTCCTGAAAGCCTCAGTGGATCCAGTATAAATATAGATGGAACTAACTATAATGTAGTAGATAACCAAATAGTAGTGGGTTTAACAGAATATCAAGTAACGGATAATAAGGTAAGTGTAGGTGGAGCTGAGTACACAGTGGTAAATAATGAAGTGACTATTGATGGAACTCTTTATCAAGTGACAGATAACAAAATAACAATAGATGAGAAAAAATATGTATACGGATGGACAGGCAGTTATGATAGTGATTTTACCCAGGAAGAAGGTAAACAAAGAACAGTTTCTTTGGATATAGAAGGAGCAGGAATACTGCTGAACAATGAACAAACTGGAACATATATTGAGCCGACTCCAGTGGAGAGAGATGAAAGGTATCCCCACCAAAGAGTATTGTTTGAAGCTAAAGATGGCTCAGGAAATCTAACAAACTATGAATTAAAAGACCAAAAATATCAAATGGTCGACAGGATATTGACGCCAGCCAGACTAGGATATCGTCAGATAAAATCTATCGATTACAGCTCAACCTTGGGAGAATATTTATTAGGGGAAAGTTATACAAATATAAATCAATTTAAATTTGAAAATAATAATTGGAACTATCTGGTAGATGAAGGAGTCGAAGGGATAGTGATAGAAAAAACTATTTCAGAAGCTGCAGCTGAGCTGTCAGGTGAAAATGGAGATGAAATAAAGTTTTATACAGATGATGTAGGACATGGACTTACTAAAGTAGAGGAAGGAGGAGATAAGGTTGTATATAACTGGAATGAAGGACCCTCAAATACAAATGGGGTAATATTAAACTATGATAAAGTCATATTTAGGATTGTTAAGATGCCGGAAGATGGACTTATAACAGAAAATATTGATTATACAGTGGGAACTAATACCCACACTGCAGAGCTGCCAATATATTATTGGAATCCATATATTAATAATAATCCTGTAAACTATCTGGATAATGAAAAAATGATAACTACAGGTGATGGAGAGGAGAGCGAAGGAAGCCTTAAGATGGAAGCTTTTCTTTTCGGAAACACAGACGGATCTTACAATGAAAATTATGTAGATCTAGTTATGGATGCCGGGTCCGATAAGGAGATGACATTTTCAAATGCAGTAATCTCATATGAAGCTGCCAATAAAAATCTGAGATTGATAGGGCTGCCTGTAGGAGAATATATAGTTCAGCTTTATACAGTAAAGAGGGGTCATGATGGAACTTATAGAGTAGTTACCTATGAAAATTATGATACCTTTGCAATGGATATTCCAGAGGTAGCCAGTGAGGAGTTTGACAAGGAAAATAATATACATAAGATCGATTTTATAACTACTGGTACCAGCAGTGGCGCTATCCAAGTCAATGTAAACTTTATTACTAAGATGGAAAGGGAAGTAGATTTAACAGTAGGAAATCTTCAATCTGCTGGTCTGCCGGCTTTTAAAATATCAGAAAAAAACGAAGGGACAGAAGAGGTAGAAGGTGTAGGAAATCTCGGTCAGATAAATATAAAGGAATCAAATCAGAGAAGATTTTTGTTTCCACTGGATGTAGTGTTTGTTATAGATAACTCAGGATCGATGCAAAATGAAATAGATGCAGTAAAGGATGGATTATCAGCTTTTGGGCAGGAACTTTATGACAGAGGATTTGATGTTAAATATAATTTGATTACCTTTGGACCAAGGCAAAATAGCTATAGGATAGGAAATTGGGCTAATAAAATATCAAATTATTACGATAGAAGTTATATGGCTATCTATAAAGATAAATGGTTTGATGGAACAAGCATAGATGGTAATTTTAATGATCAAAGAGCTAAAGAATTAGGGGAATTAAAAGATGCTTTTTCTAAGATAAGAGCAGGTTCTGGATATTATGGAAGTCAAGAAAATAGTGCCTGGGGAATTCACTATGCCATAGCAAAACTCCGTGCCAATGGTAGGTATTTAGATTATTCAGGGGAGATAACAGAGAATAGTAGCGATGGATATATGCCATCTCAGAAGATGATAATATTCTTGACCGATGAAAACATGGATGATGATAATTTACCTAATGGGTACAATAGAAGAAATGTATTACAAAAATTATACTCGGAACTAAATACTACTTATAACGGAATGGCTGATAATATTAATTTAACTGGATTATTTCATATAAGAAAAAGAGGGAATAGTGCTCGTGGAGCAAGCAGAAATTTAAATTTTTATGAATTGGTGCCGGATTTAAAATATAGATATGCCAATGGAAGAAATATCTCTTATTGGCAGGAATGGGATGATAGAGAAACTCCTGTTTTAGGGATAGATCCATCAGACAGGGGAGATATTTATCATACTGATTTTAAATATTATAATACTGGAAATAATTTCTTTATGTATGAGATGGGATCTAGTGGGCAGCATGTAGGAGATGCCCTTCAAAGTGCAATAAGTAATATCGGGATAATCCAGAGATGGGAACTTTCCTACCTTACTCCATTCAATGAATATGATGGTACAACTAGAACTGTTGATTTTAAATTGGTAGATGTAAAGGGAAAAGACGGTACACCAATATCTAAAACAATCAGAGATTTAGATGAGTATGGGGATAAACAATATATGGTGCAGGAAGAAAAATTAGTTGTGGAGTTTAAAGATCCTACTGGAACTTCCCCTAAACTGAGTGTGGTAGACGGGAAAGGAATAATAACATTCTTGGCTAAATCAAGGTATCATGAAGTAGATAGCAGCGGTGATACCATAATAATAGAAGATGTTATTAAGGAGCGGAGCTTGAATGTCTTGAAAACCGATGGAACTCTGTTATTCAGTAGAACTACAGATGATATAGTTATGAGTTTATCGGAAGACGGATGGTCGCCTCTTAAAATAACCAATACCAGTTTAGAAACAATATTAGACAATAGGTCAGAATCCTGGGTAGGAGTAAAGAATCTTCCTATAGGAACAGACCCGGTAAAAGAGGTACTCAGTTGTATAGATAAGGTGAAATATAGGGTAGATGGTTCAAACAATTATGAAATATGGTTAAAACAATCAGAGGTAGACAGTTTACTAGCCAATGATTTAGGGGACAACCCAACAGTACCTTATTTTAATTTGCTAATAGCGGGATCTCCTACACGGGTAGATGAGGAATACTTTAAAGCATTAATGGGTGACAGATCCGATGCATGGTATGAATTAAAGAATAGTTCTACCGATCCCAATCTATTTGCTGGAATATCAAGTGATGATTTTGAAAAATTAGACGGAACCAGATATAGGATAAGATTGGGAGATTTAGACCTAAAGGAACTTTTAACAAGTAATGACGGGGATGATGTAGAACTTAAGATAAGCAAAACAAAGTTGGAAGCTATAGCTGGAAATTCGACTAATTTTGAAGATTTTGGTCAGCAGGGTTGGTATGAATTTAATGTAGTTTTAACAGAAACAGAGATGCAGATATTAAGGGATGCAGAGTTAAACGGGAAACCTATAGAGTATATTGATTTAGAAGCTACAGCAGTTACCGATCTATTTGCTCAGACTAAGATTCTAGAGGAAGTAGCTATAGATGTGACACCTCCGAAAATAGTGGAAATAAGTATAGTTGATCAGACCTTAAGAAAGTTTTTAAAGTCAATGAAAATGATTGAGGACACTCCATTATTTACAGATACAGAAGCTGAAAATTATTCTGGATATACGGCAACTAATGAGAATGAATTGAAAAACCTCCTAAGTAATGCTGGAAGTTATGTGAAAACAGGAGATCTGCTGGATATAACTCTAATAATTGAAGATAAAAACTTAACAGAAAATGATATCTACGTCGGTATAGGAGAGCTGGGATGGGAAAAGCCTTTTATAACAGATGAATCAACTACTGATATAAATAGGTTCAAACTTACCTGGACAGGTGTAGAAGTAGGAGGAGTATCAGGAAGTATAGGTGTTGGAAATACTATCGAAGACAGATATGGAAATGTGGGAGATCAAAATTTAAGTCTATTAAATATAGATATAACAGATATAATACCTAGTAGAACTATTAGAGATAATACTAATAATCTTGTAAGTAGTCATCTATCAGATGGGAAATATTATATAAATGCTGATTATAAAATTGAACTAGGAGGTACAGGAGATGTCTATCGTGCTGGAATAGCAGCTTTTAAATATGATAATACTAAATCAGATAATAAGGAAGGAATACCGGCATACCACCATTCAGAAAATGGTCTTTATACAGGTGGAGTAAAAGGAAATCAATTTAATATCGGGGTAGATAGTACTCACAAAGCAGATGGAGAATACAAAGGTAAGATCTACGGGATGAGTAAGAGTGGAAAATTAGTAGATATCACTAATTATTCAGTCAATGATTTTGACAAGATATTGGATATGAACTATGAAAATTCTACACTAAGTCAGACCACTATTATGGTGGATACAGTAGAACCGGTAATATCAAATATATCTATAATAAACAGGACATTCATGGATAAATATGGGGTAAATAGTATAGGTAGCAGCGGAACTACTTATGTAAAGGATGAAGATAGAGTAGAGGTAAGTTTTGATATAAAAGATTTTAATATGTATTCTCAGGAGATAGGAAGCTCAGTTAGTAAAGGAGGTTATTTGCTAGAATTAATAGGCTATAGTGTGGATGAATTAAGTGGCCAGATAGTTTCATCTGGTGGAGCAGGTTTGACAGATACTTATACTGTGACTTACACCTTTAAAATAAATGATTCAAGTACCGTTGAAACAGATATAGATATTAATTTAAAAGGTGAAGATAAAGCTGGAAATCAAGCTGTAGAAAAGAGAACTATTGTTTTGGATAACAGTAAACCTAAAGGTGTAGTTTTGGAAGTTTATGAAGCTGTAAAAGACTGGGAAAATATAACTACCCAAAGAACTGGAGATAGTGGTCTTTCATCAGGGGGTTATAAATTTACTAAAGGGGGAGCGACATCACTCATAAGTGATCCAATGATCTATGCCAAGATTAGTGGGACAGGAGCAGACGTAAGGTATTTAAAAATAGAAAAAAATGGAGGTACTGGTGATCCCTTACTTGATATTTTAGGGGAAACAAGTGAGATAAAAATAGATGGTAGCAATGGAACTAAGTTTGGGACAGATGTTATTAATGTTGCTGTGGTTACTCCTATAAGTATATCAGGGGTAGAAGGAGATCCGTCAGCACCGTTTAATTTTGTGGTAGATACAAGGATAAACACTTCCTATCTACAAGGTGGAATCATCGGAAGTCTGACAGGAGGAAAGATAAATATAGACCTGTCGAGCTTAGAGGAACTGGTAGGGATAGATGGATATAATTATATTTTTGTTGTAGGAGGGAAGGCTGTAAAACAAGGTGGAGAAAATAATCTTAATGGAGCAAGTTTTACAACGATACAAAATGGGTCTATAACAAGTAGTAATATAGAGATAGATACTTCATTATTTGCAGGAGGATCTAGAGGAGATTTAAAAATTACAGTTTGGGACAGACTTGGACACGAAAAAATATTTGAGAAAGCATATTTTATACCGACAAAATCTCTAGGGATTAAAGCTACTATAGAAGAGGAAGTTAAAAGAAGAGAGACTAAGTTAAAAATAATTGGTGAAGGAACTAATGATAAATTTGAACTAGAAAATAGTATAGATAAGAGCAGTGAATAA